The Equus quagga isolate Etosha38 chromosome 2, UCLA_HA_Equagga_1.0, whole genome shotgun sequence genome has a window encoding:
- the LBX1 gene encoding transcription factor LBX1, with protein sequence MTSKEDGKAAPGEERRRSPLDHLPPPANSNKPLTPFSIEDILNKPSVRRSYSLCGAAHLLAAADKHAPGGLPLAGRALLSQTSPLCALEELASKTFKGLEVSVLQAAEGRDGMTIFGQRQTPKKRRKSRTAFTNHQIYELEKRFLYQKYLSPADRDQIAQQLGLTNAQVITWFQNRRAKLKRDLEEMKADVESAKKLGPSGQMDIVALAELEQNSEAAGGGGGGCGRAKSRPGSPALPPGAPQAPGAGPLQLSPSSPLTDQPASSQDCSEDEEDEEIDVDD encoded by the exons ATGACTTCCAAGGAGGACGGCAAAGCGGCGCCGGGGGAGGAGCGGCGGCGCAGCCCTCTGGACCACCTGCCGCCGCCCGCCAACTCCAACAAGCCGCTGACGCCGTTCAGCATCGAGGATATCCTCAACAAGCCGTCTGTGCGGAGAAGTTACTCGCTGTGCGGGGCGGCGCACCTGCTGGCGGCCGCGGACAAGCACGCGCCGGGCGGCTTGCCCCTGGCGGGCCGCGCGCTGCTCTCGCAGACCTCGCCGCTGTGCGCGCTGGAGGAACTCGCCAGCAAGACCTTTAAGGGGCTGGAGGTCAGCGTCCTGCAGGCAGCAGAAG GCCGCGACGGGATGACCATCTTTGGGCAGCGGCAGACCCCCAAGAAGCGGCGAAAGTCCCGCACGGCCTTCACCAACCACCAGATCTATGAGTTGGAGAAACGCTTTCTCTACCAGAAGTACCTGTCCCCCGCCGATCGCGACCAAATCGCGCAGCAGCTGGGCCTCACCAACGCTCAAGTTATCACCTGGTTCCAGAATCGGCGCGCCAAGCTCAAGCGGGACCTGGAGGAGATGAAGGCCGACGTGGAGTCCGCCAAGAAACTGGGCCCCAGCGGGCAGATGGACATCGTGGCGCTGGCTGAACTGGAGCAGAACTCGGAGGCCGcgggcggcggtggcggcggctgCGGCAGGGCCAAGTCGAGGCCTGGCTCTCCGGCGCTCCCCCCAGGCGCCCCGCAGGCCCCGGGGGCCGGGCCCCTGCAGCTCTCGCCCTCTTCCCCGCTCACGGACCAGCCGGCCAGCAGCCAGGACTGCTCGGAGGACGAGGAAGACGAAGAGATCGACGTGGACGATTGA